A window of Juglans regia cultivar Chandler chromosome 7, Walnut 2.0, whole genome shotgun sequence contains these coding sequences:
- the LOC108988981 gene encoding pre-mRNA-splicing factor cwf23-like, which translates to MGRVGKESDLKSHLVTEICSISTRPVSCTHRHGRSPFKSHLIDWYRVLGVEENEKTDVIRKRYHKLALQLHPDKNKHPKAEIAFKLVSEAYTCLSDGAKRRAFDLERWKNFCFECKTNPYSICSSRRNCNGSENVWNLESQSRSHGLKDIRERFKEEAKVIENCIRANATSRKESPLFTPSESLFPSNKRTQKESPIFNPSDHNVQGYPHLRTRICRQPGKYWYLQTGSRVNYEGGRSRGYDTPIFEVRSERAMLRSKSTCARS; encoded by the exons ATGGGTAGAGTGGGTAAAGAATCCGATCTTAAATCCCATTTAGTCACTGAAATTTGCTCTATTTCAACTCGTCCAGTTTCTTGCACTCATAGACATGGTCGCAGCCCATTTAAATCGCATTTGATCGACTGGTATCGCGTTCTTGGA gtggaagaaaatgaaaagacagACGTTATTCGCAAGCGATACCATAAGCTTG CTTTGCAACTTCATCCAGATAAGAACAAGCATCCCAAGGCTGAAATTGCTTTCAAGCTTGTCTCAGAG GCATATACATGTCTCTCTGATGGTGCAAAGAGAAGAGCATTCGACTTGGAGAGATGGAAAAACTTTTGCTTTGAGTGCAAGACAAATCCATATTCGATATGCAGCAGTCGTAGAAACTGCAATGGCTCAGAAAATGTTTGGAATCTTGAAAGCCAATCAAGGTCTCACGGTCTGAAAGACATCAGAGAAAGATTCAAAGAGGAGGCCAAGGTAATAGAGAACTGTATAAGAGCTAACGCAACATCAAGGAAAGAATCCCCACTCTTCACTCCATCCGAATCTTTATTCCCAAGCAACAAAAGGACCCAGAAAGAAtctccaatattcaatccatcGGACCACAATGTCCAAGGATACCCTCATCTTAGGACCCGAATTTGCAGGCAACCAGGGAAATATTGGTACTTACAGACTGGGAGTCGTGTGAATTATGAAGGGGGAAGAAGCAGGGGGTATGACACTCCAATTTTTGAAGTCAGGTCGGAAAGGGCAATGCTTAGAAGCAAATCTACTTGTGCGCGTTCCTGA
- the LOC108988983 gene encoding uncharacterized protein LOC108988983 yields MRNTTRNPMLEMIFWRKPGESWLKVNFDATIDSKNQKVGVGVIIRDHNGEQMAACSEPNLLLSQPLIAEAAAMRKTIELCTDMGFNRVIIEGDAKVILEAVVNPDTCWIAYGQIIQDVKESFKELNGWKISCKKKR; encoded by the coding sequence atgaggaatACAACAAGAAATCCAATGCTAGAGATGATTTTTTGGAGAAAACCTGGGGAAAGTTGGCTTAAGGTCAACTTTGATGCTACTATAGATTCAAAAAATCAGAAAGTAGGAGTTGGGGTTATAATCAGGGATCATAATGGAGAGCAAATGGCAGCCTGCAGTGAACCAAACTTGTTGTTGTCTCAACCATTAATAGCAGAAGCAGCAGCCATGAGAAAAACAATTGAGTTGTGTACAGATATGGGATTTAACAGGGTGATTATAGAAGGAGATGCAAAAGTAATCTTAGAGGCTGTGGTGAATCCAGATACATGTTGGATAGCATATGGGCAGATTATTCAAGATGTCAAAGAGAGTTTCAAAGAGTTGAATGGTTGGAAGATTAGTTGTAAGAAGAAAAGGTAA